In Flavobacterium sp. GSB-24, the genomic window AAAAAAGAAGGATTTACGATCAATGGCACAATCGCAGGATTAGATAAAGGAACGGTTTATCTGGAAAACACAGATGAAAAAGGAAACAAGAAAATAACCGATTCCGCACAAATCAGTCCAGAAGGAGCTTTTACTTTTACGGGAAAAGTTTCAGAACCATTGCTGCATACTATTAAACTAAAGGGAGAAGAATACGGTGCCTATTTTCTTTTGGATAATGAAGATATAAAAGTAGAAGCTAAAAAAGATTCCATTTTTAAAGCTAAAGTTAGCGGCGCGACACAAAACGATATTTATAAGTCGTATTATGATAACGAATTCAAAAAAATACAAAACATCGCTGGTCCTATTTACAAATTGTCTGATTCTTTAACTCAGAACGGAAAAGTAAAATTAAATGCAGAACAGCAAACTGCAATGGATAAAAAATGGAAAGATCTTGCCGCTTTCGCTGATGATTTAACCGATAAGTTTATCCGAAAAAATAAAGATAAAATAGCCGCTGCTTTAATAATTAATGATCGAATTGTTTCTTACGGAACTCCAGCACAAGTAAAAACGTATTTTGCTGTTTTGTCTCCAGAAGTACAAAAATCATTTTACGGAAAACAGTTAAAAGAAGCCATTGATCTTAATGATAAAACAGCTGTTGGTTCTCAGGCACCTGAATTTTCTCAACCTGACGTAAACGGAAAAGTTGTGAAATTAGCCGATTATAAAGGAAAATATGTTTTGGTTGATTTTTGGGCGAGCTGGTGCGGTCCATGTCGAAAAGAGAATCCAAATGTAGTTTTGGCTTATAAAACGTACCATGATAAAGGATTTGATGTTTTAGGAGTTTCGTTAGATGATAAAAAGAAACTTTGGGAAAAAGCAATTGAAAGAGACGGATTAACGTGGACTCATGTTTCTGATTTAAAAGGCTGGCAGAACGAAGCTGCCGTTTTATACGGTGTAAAAATGGTTCCAACCAATTACTTAATTGGACCTGACGGGAAAATCATTGCCAAAAATCTTAGAGAAGCTGAATTACAATCAAAATTGAAAGAAATCTTCAGTAAATCTTAAATTAGTTTTCAGTCACAGTTTTCAGTTTCCAGTGGAACTGCGACTGAAAACTGTGACTGAAAACTAAAAAAATAACATCACAAAAAAATGAAAAAATACATCTTTATGGGCTATTGCTCATTAGCTTTTTGTACGCTTGTTTCTGCGCAGAATAAATCGGTTAATTTTAAGAAAATTAAAGAAGTCGGCGGAATCGAAGAATATTTATATCAGCCCAACGGAATGAATATCTTGCTTTTGCAGGACAACGCTTCGCCAGTTGCAACGGTACAAATCGTATATCGCGTAGGTTCTAAACATGAAGTTTTAGGAAACACGGGATCAACGCATCTTTTAGAACATTTAATGTTTAAAGGAACTCCGACTTTCAACAAAAAAAACGGAAATACAATTACTGATGTTCTTCAAAATACAGGAGCACAGTTAAATGCGACAACTTGGTACGACCGTACCAATTATTTTGAAACACTTCCGAGTGATAAAATCGAATTGGCGATTCAAATCGAAGCTGACAGAATGCGAAATTCTTTATTATTAAAAGAAGATAAAGAAGCGGAAATGACAGTTGTGCGAAACGAATTTGAACGTGGTGAAAACGATCCGAACAGTTTATTAGATAAAGAAATCTGGGCTTCCGCTTATATTGCACATCCATATCATCATTCAACAATTGGATGGAAATCAGATATTGAAAAAGCGCCAATTGAAGTCTTAAAAAACTTTTACAATACCTATTATTGGCCAGATAATGCAACTTTAACAATTATCGGAGATTTCAAAAAAGAAAATGTTTTTGAATTGATTGAAAAGTATTTCGGAAAAATTACGAAAGCGCCACACGTCATGCCTCAGCCATATACAGAAGAGCCTCAGCAGTATGGAGCTCGTAAAATTGTGGTTAGAAAACCAGGAGAATTGGGCGTAGTAAACAAAGCCTATAAAATTCCAGGTGCATTGCATGAAGATCTTCCGGCATTGAATATTTTGGGAGAAATCATTGGTTCGGGTCCTTCGGCTATTTTGAACAAAACTTTCGTTGATACCCGAATGGGAGTTTATACGTATGCGAATGCAACGAATTTTAAAGAAGTCGGACTTTTTACCATTGGTGTTGGTTTTCCAACCACATCAAAACATGAAGATATCGATGCTAAAATCACTGAAGTTGTAGCTAAAATTCAGAAAGAAGGCGTGACACAGGATGAGGTAAATCGTGTTGTGGCAAAAATTAGCGCACAAACAATCTTAGCTCGTGACGGTTCTGGTGTTATTGCTTCCGAATTAAACGAAGCCATTGCAGCTGGAGACTGGACCGATTACATTACAGGAGTTGACCGTTTGAAAAAAGTTACTCCGGCAGATGTTATTCGCGTAGCGCAGCAATATTTAGTTGAAGATCAAAGTACAACTGGATATTTTATTCCGAAGCAGTCAGGTTCTCAAAATAAAGAAACAGCTCAGGCAAATAATTTTTTACCAGAAAACGGACCATTTTATTACAGACATTCAGAGGAAGGACATGTACAGGAAGAAAGTTCATCTGTGGCTGCTTCACCGATAAAAAATATTTTAGAGGAAAGTATTTCGAAAGAAAATATTGAAAAAACAGCTTCAGCTTATAAAAGAGAAAAAGTATCAGGAATAGATGTAGTTTCGGTTAAAACTTCTGCTAAAGATTTCGTTACAGTTGCAGCGAGTATTTCATTAGGAAATTATTCAGGAGAAAATAAAAATCCTATCATCCCTGCTTTAACCGCTTCGATGCTGTCTAAAGGAACGACTTTAAATGATAAATTTAAATTCTCAGAAAAGCTTCAAAAACTAGGAGTAAACTTGAATGTCAATGCATCAACATTTAAAATAAATATTGGATTTAAATGTTTGAAAAAAGATCTAGATCAAGTAATTGCCTTATTGGCAGAAGAATTGAGAAATCCTCTGTTTGATTCAAAAGAGTTTGAAAATCTAAAGCAACAGTTTATCGGAAACATACAACAAAGTTTAAACGATCCAGGCGAAAGAGGAAGCATTGCTTTATCTCAAGCCATTTATCCAAAAAACAATCCAAATTACAGCTTGAACGTTGAAGATAATATTTCGAATATTAAGAATGCAGCGTTGGATGAAGTTAAAGCTTTTCACAAAAAATATTTCGGAACAGCATCTATGCGTCTGGTAATTGTAGGAGACACAGATGGAGCGAATTTAAATGCTTCATTAAAAAAATCTTATAAAAATTGGAATGGGGGAGTTGCGGAAAACTTGAAATTTGAAGAAGCTTCAAAAACTTCGGCTAAAAAAGAAGTCGTTACAATTCCAGAAAAACCAAGTGCAGAATTGTTTATAGGACAGTTTACAGGTTTAAAAAGAGCCGATGCAGATTATATTCCGTTTTATATTGCTAATTATACTTTGGGAGCTGGTTTTGCAGGACGTTTAATGCAGACAGTTCGCGATAATGATGGTTTGACCTATAGTATTTCTTCAGGAATTGGCGGAAATATTCAGACAGGTGGTTACTGGTTTGTAAACGCTTCTTTCAATCCAGGATTATTTCAAAAAGGTTTAGACGCGACGATGGTTCAAGTTGATAAATGGGTAAAAAACGGAATTACGGCAGAAGAATTAGAAAACAAGAAAACCAACTTAATAGGAAGTTTTAAAGTTGGAATGTCCACGACAAACGGGCTGGCAAGAACAATTTTGAGTTTTATAGAAAGAGGTTTAGAGCCAAACTATATTGACCAATATCCAAAAGATATTCAAAAAGCAACTTTACAGCAAGTAAACGATGCGATTAAGAAATACATCCAACTGGATAAAATGATTATAATCAAATCTGGTTCTCTTGACCAAAACGGTAATCCGTTGAAGTAGTTTTTTTTAAGTGGCAGTTTACAGTCACAGCTTTCAGTTAGTAACCTAATCTGTAAACTGTGATTGTAAACTGAGACTAAAATCATCAATCAGTAATCGTCTTTCATTATTTCATTTTAGAATCTGAATTAGTAAGCCATTTTCTATGAAAGACCTTTTAAGAGCTGTCGGCAAGCAGCTCTTTTTTTTCAAAAATCTAATGAAAAAACAATAAGAAATACCATAATTACATTCCTGTTATTGCTCTCAGTTTCCATGTTCGGACAAATGTACAATCCGGTAAAATGGACCACAACTGTAGAAAAAATTTCAGGTGTTTTTTAAGTAAGTTTTTAAATCGTATAATTTTTTCTTCTCTCTGAATTTCTTCAGATTGTGTAAGCTTCAATTGTATCTTTTAGATGTTTGAAGTGTTTTTCTTTTAAGTTGGTAATAAAGAGAAAAGCCTTTTTTAATTTTTTTCTTTGCAAAATTTGTAGCATGATAATCTAAAGAAGGCTCCCCCTTCATACGTTGGAATGTTTTTTATATATAATTTATAATTGCACCTCTAGATGTTTGGGCATAAACCAAATCGCCATCTGGTGCTCCTGCATTTGCAGTCTGTAAGGTGACAGGTACAGTTATATTACAACCTAATTTAATTCCAAAAAACACATTGTTGCTTGCC contains:
- a CDS encoding TlpA disulfide reductase family protein → MKSTILKSGLTALAFITALSSCSKKEGFTINGTIAGLDKGTVYLENTDEKGNKKITDSAQISPEGAFTFTGKVSEPLLHTIKLKGEEYGAYFLLDNEDIKVEAKKDSIFKAKVSGATQNDIYKSYYDNEFKKIQNIAGPIYKLSDSLTQNGKVKLNAEQQTAMDKKWKDLAAFADDLTDKFIRKNKDKIAAALIINDRIVSYGTPAQVKTYFAVLSPEVQKSFYGKQLKEAIDLNDKTAVGSQAPEFSQPDVNGKVVKLADYKGKYVLVDFWASWCGPCRKENPNVVLAYKTYHDKGFDVLGVSLDDKKKLWEKAIERDGLTWTHVSDLKGWQNEAAVLYGVKMVPTNYLIGPDGKIIAKNLREAELQSKLKEIFSKS
- a CDS encoding pitrilysin family protein — encoded protein: MKKYIFMGYCSLAFCTLVSAQNKSVNFKKIKEVGGIEEYLYQPNGMNILLLQDNASPVATVQIVYRVGSKHEVLGNTGSTHLLEHLMFKGTPTFNKKNGNTITDVLQNTGAQLNATTWYDRTNYFETLPSDKIELAIQIEADRMRNSLLLKEDKEAEMTVVRNEFERGENDPNSLLDKEIWASAYIAHPYHHSTIGWKSDIEKAPIEVLKNFYNTYYWPDNATLTIIGDFKKENVFELIEKYFGKITKAPHVMPQPYTEEPQQYGARKIVVRKPGELGVVNKAYKIPGALHEDLPALNILGEIIGSGPSAILNKTFVDTRMGVYTYANATNFKEVGLFTIGVGFPTTSKHEDIDAKITEVVAKIQKEGVTQDEVNRVVAKISAQTILARDGSGVIASELNEAIAAGDWTDYITGVDRLKKVTPADVIRVAQQYLVEDQSTTGYFIPKQSGSQNKETAQANNFLPENGPFYYRHSEEGHVQEESSSVAASPIKNILEESISKENIEKTASAYKREKVSGIDVVSVKTSAKDFVTVAASISLGNYSGENKNPIIPALTASMLSKGTTLNDKFKFSEKLQKLGVNLNVNASTFKINIGFKCLKKDLDQVIALLAEELRNPLFDSKEFENLKQQFIGNIQQSLNDPGERGSIALSQAIYPKNNPNYSLNVEDNISNIKNAALDEVKAFHKKYFGTASMRLVIVGDTDGANLNASLKKSYKNWNGGVAENLKFEEASKTSAKKEVVTIPEKPSAELFIGQFTGLKRADADYIPFYIANYTLGAGFAGRLMQTVRDNDGLTYSISSGIGGNIQTGGYWFVNASFNPGLFQKGLDATMVQVDKWVKNGITAEELENKKTNLIGSFKVGMSTTNGLARTILSFIERGLEPNYIDQYPKDIQKATLQQVNDAIKKYIQLDKMIIIKSGSLDQNGNPLK